The following are encoded together in the Mustela nigripes isolate SB6536 chromosome 11, MUSNIG.SB6536, whole genome shotgun sequence genome:
- the ZFAND2A gene encoding AN1-type zinc finger protein 2A isoform X3 produces MEFPDLGKHCSEKTCKQLDFLPLKCDACKQDFCKAHFTCAAHKCPFAFTKDVQVPVCPLCNNPVPVKKGEIPDVVVGEHIDRDCNCHPGKKEKIFTFRCSKEGCRKKEMMQVSCDQCHGSFCIQHRHPLDHSCKHGGRPIGAAG; encoded by the exons ATGGAGTTCCCTGATTTGGGGAAGCATTGTTCAGAAAAAACTTGCAAACAGCTAG attttcttcCCTTAAAATGTGATGCATGTAAACAAGATTTCTGTAAAGCCCATTTTACTTGTGCTGCACATAAATGTCCCTTTGCATTCACAAAG gATGTTCAGGTCCCAGTGTGCCCACTTTGTAACAACCCAGTCCCAGTAAAAAAGGGAGAGATACCAGATGTGGTGGTTGGTGAGCACATTGATCGAGACTGTAATTGTCAtcctgggaagaaagagaag ATTTTTACGTTCCGGTGCTCAAAAGAGGGGtgcaggaagaaagagatgatGCAGGTGTCTTGTGACCAGTGCCATGGGAGTTTCTGTATTCAGCATAGACACCCTCTGGATCACAGCTGCAAGCACGGGGGCCGCCCCATCGGCGCAGCTGGGTGA
- the ZFAND2A gene encoding AN1-type zinc finger protein 2A isoform X1: MEFPDLGKHCSEKTCKQLDFLPLKCDACKQDFCKAHFTCAAHKCPFAFTKDVQVPVCPLCNNPVPVKKGEIPDVVVGEHIDRDCNCHPGKKEKIFTFRCSKEGCRKKEMMQVSCDQCHGSFCIQHRHPLDHSCKHGGRPIGAAGCTAARASESKPSGALNTLSTSWLARRLRWKVKR, encoded by the exons ATGGAGTTCCCTGATTTGGGGAAGCATTGTTCAGAAAAAACTTGCAAACAGCTAG attttcttcCCTTAAAATGTGATGCATGTAAACAAGATTTCTGTAAAGCCCATTTTACTTGTGCTGCACATAAATGTCCCTTTGCATTCACAAAG gATGTTCAGGTCCCAGTGTGCCCACTTTGTAACAACCCAGTCCCAGTAAAAAAGGGAGAGATACCAGATGTGGTGGTTGGTGAGCACATTGATCGAGACTGTAATTGTCAtcctgggaagaaagagaag ATTTTTACGTTCCGGTGCTCAAAAGAGGGGtgcaggaagaaagagatgatGCAGGTGTCTTGTGACCAGTGCCATGGGAGTTTCTGTATTCAGCATAGACACCCTCTGGATCACAGCTGCAAGCACGGGGGCCGCCCCATCGGCGCAGCTGG GTGCACAGCTGCCCGAGCCTCTGAATCCAAGCCATCGGGAGCGTTAAACACACTGTCCACCAGTTGGCTGGCTCGGCGACTCAG GTGGAAAGTAAAGAGGTGA
- the ZFAND2A gene encoding AN1-type zinc finger protein 2A isoform X2, with product MEFPDLGKHCSEKTCKQLDFLPLKCDACKQDFCKAHFTCAAHKCPFAFTKDVQVPVCPLCNNPVPVKKGEIPDVVVGEHIDRDCNCHPGKKEKIFTFRCSKEGCRKKEMMQVSCDQCHGSFCIQHRHPLDHSCKHGGRPIGAAGFSGRPARSSPGER from the exons ATGGAGTTCCCTGATTTGGGGAAGCATTGTTCAGAAAAAACTTGCAAACAGCTAG attttcttcCCTTAAAATGTGATGCATGTAAACAAGATTTCTGTAAAGCCCATTTTACTTGTGCTGCACATAAATGTCCCTTTGCATTCACAAAG gATGTTCAGGTCCCAGTGTGCCCACTTTGTAACAACCCAGTCCCAGTAAAAAAGGGAGAGATACCAGATGTGGTGGTTGGTGAGCACATTGATCGAGACTGTAATTGTCAtcctgggaagaaagagaag ATTTTTACGTTCCGGTGCTCAAAAGAGGGGtgcaggaagaaagagatgatGCAGGTGTCTTGTGACCAGTGCCATGGGAGTTTCTGTATTCAGCATAGACACCCTCTGGATCACAGCTGCAAGCACGGGGGCCGCCCCATCGGCGCAGCTGG TTTCTCAGGTCGCCCCGCACGCAGCTCTCCAGGTGAGCGATGA